In Mustela erminea isolate mMusErm1 chromosome 20, mMusErm1.Pri, whole genome shotgun sequence, the sequence TGGGTGAATGAGATGGGTCCCTTCTCTCCAGGAAGTCTCCAAGTAGATCACAAATGCCTTGCTGACACTGATGCTTGGTGCCAATGTTGGCCTCCTGTTTTTTAGCTCCTCATTTCATGAGGTTGTTCCTTGGGTGACAGGCTCCCCATCAGCGGCCAGGGCACATTCCTGAGCAGGCTTCCTGACCTGACCAGTGGCAGCAGCGAGCCAGCTCGCTCTGGTCTGTTTTCCATATGCCAGGGCCTCTTGCTGACCCTGCAGAGATCAAACTAGGATGATTAAGGAGAGGCAGGCCTGCAAAAACAGTGTAATCTTTCACCCCTTGTTCAGACTAGAGTcgtccctgctttctctctcctccttttggacttctggtctcaTTTTCTCTCGGGTCTGATAGGCTTGGGCAGGACGTATGAGAGCCGTTCCCTGAGCAGGCAATGTGCCAGTCCTTAGAAGGCTTGCACGTTTAGGACTTGAGCCTTGTTGGATGCATAAAAGTGAAGGGAGTCCCAGAACATTAAAGTCGGAAGGACTAGACCCCTCACTTTAATGTTGGGGTCACACAGACTCGAGGTTAaggagaggttaagtgacttgttcaagggcCCACACTGCATAGAGGTGCCAGACCAGGACCAAACCTGGGAGTTGATTCTGTATCTCTGGCATGTTTAAGTGTTCCTGGTATACCTTTTCATCTTGGGCCATCGTCATCTCTTAGGAGAAGTGTGTGTCTTTGGGACATGTCATAGCAGAGAATAGTAGTGAGGCTAGCGAGGAAGAATGGGGGAGTTAGAATCAAATGGCCTGGATGTGAAtccagaacttttcctttgtAGACTGGCTGTGGGACTTCAGGCcaaattccttaacctctctCAGTTCTCCTCTCTGTAAAAAGTTTACATAATATCTGCCTCATACCATTGGTTGCAGTGGGTTAAGTGTGACAGTTAACGTGAGTCCCCTCTGTACATAGGTGTAATCTAAAAAGATACTGCTCGTACTGAATGTTTTAAATCAGCTTCCCGCAGGACCAACCAGATTGGCCCTTTgactctttcctttccatttggtGTTTCCAGTCATTTAAAGACCAAACAAAAGGCACTTCTCTGAAACTTTCCCACAGGGCAGACTTTGGAGTCTGACAGGCTGGTTTTATCTCCTAGTCAGCTTGCTTCATAGTTAAGAaaatttggtttcctcatctgcgaAAGGTCTGACAGGCTAGGTGGTTGTGAGGTCGAAGGCGACGATGCATGGGAAGCAAGCCGCCCCATGTTCCGGACGTATCACTTCCCCTCCGGCAGCCCCTCCACCTTTCTTTCCGTGACACCAGTTCACCCGCCTCTCCTTTTCCTGTCTCCAGTCACCTGGGTCCTTGTGTGGTGTAGCCCTTCGTGGTACTTCTCTTCCATAACCTGTCTCAGCAGTAGACAGTAAGCCCAGGAGACCCAGGGACTTGTCTGCGTCTCGCTTCATGGAACCGCCCATGAGATAGATCAGCTCCAGATCCTTCTTTGGAGCCAGAGCATCCACAGGGACCACGGCCTCTGGGATTGCCCCAGGCCCGGCCGTGCCAGCTCCAGGCCTGGGTCCAGGCAGGCAGCCAAGCCCATCCCCAAGAGTAGCAGCCAGGGTTGGCACAGCACGgtgcggggtggtggggggctggggctgatgtgcagagagggagggggaacagAAGCATTTGGAGCCGAGATTGAAGGAGAAAAGCTGGAGGCTGATCCTGATCCAGCATAAACTGAGCAGAGTTACTGTCATCGATCTTTCGGGTAAACCCCAGAACTCTCTAAATGTGCCTAGACATAGGTTTCccggggtgtgtgtatgtgtgttttctttattcttcttcctttcctttctgcctgcccctgACTCCATTGAACTCTTCTATGCCCCTTAGCAGAAGCAGGAGAGCAGAGTCCTTGTGAGGACAGGGGGACAAGGAGCTGCCTTGGGTACTTGGGGAGTCCTGCAACcggggctgccccccaccccatacccccAAGAGCTGCCCTGGCCAATGGAAAGAGCACTGATCTAGGAGCACAGAGGCTTGATTCTGTCACCGACTTGGCGGTAACAGCAGCAGCTATGATAAAGGTTAACACTTAGTGAGTCCTTTCTGTGGGCAGAGCATCTCACGTGGATTATCTCATTTACGTTATCTTGAGGTCCACCCGCCCTGTTTTAAAGTGAACGCTGACAGTCAcatgttggtggcatcaccatGATTCTCATCCAGGTTTGTTTGCTCCAAGAGCTCCTCCTCTTAATTACTCTGACCctgttttctcccttcctggaTAGCTCCTTGACCTTGCTGTGCCTCCAGTTCTTTTCTATTGCACGGAGCATTTGGGTATAGTGGTTATAATGTACTACTAAATACAGAGTGGTATTCCTTAATAATGGTGCTCTGTTGCTGGTAAAATTTGGCTTTTGGGGCGCCCAGGTGGTGCCGAGGCTGTCTGCTTCAGAGAGGCAGCTGAGATGACCAGCTGGAAAGGCAGTTCCGTTAAAGTGGTATACGTGATTTTCAAGCtagaaattctctcttttttttcttttttttaaagattttatttatttatttgacatacagagatcacaagtaggaagagaggtaggcagagagagagggggaagcaggcttcctactgagcagagagcctgatgtggggctctatcccaggaccctgggatcatggcctgagccgaaggcagaggctttaacccactgagccgccgaGGCGCCCTAgaaattctttttcaaatctaCAGAGCTAGGACCAAGTAGAAAAGGGAAAGGAGTTTGGAACTACTAGCTGGAAGCTTGCCCCAGGTTAGGGACGGGGGTAACTACTGGGTTCAAGGTGTCCCTAGAACAAAGCAAATACCCAGCTTGATTTTACTCATTATTAATCATAAGGAAGTCTTACCCTATGGAGAACCCGAGCTTGCGTGCTTTTGGGCAGTGGTGCATTTGAGCAAGGTCAGTGTTGTAGTTTAAGAGCTTGGCTGGTAATAATAATGACTGATGGCTGTCCTCCATTGTTAGTGGGGGCCAGGAGGCATTGTGTGGCAAGTACCCTTTATCTGCATTTCCtgatggaatctttaaaaaaaaaaagattttgttttagagagactgtgagaaaggaacacaagcagtgggggtgggagagggagaacaggcttcccacgaagcagggagcccgtgggtcttggtcccaggacctgagctgaaggcagatgcttaaggactgggccacccaggtgcccctactgacGGAATCCTTTCAACAGCTCTGTGAGGCAGATAGCATTTTGTGGGTTGAGCAGATACAGGTTTTGATCAGGGTCAGCCATAATCACTGGCAGAGTTGAGCTTTGATTTCCAAGCTGCAGCTTTTAACCGTGCCCATGGACCGAAACAGCACTGCTTTAGGGCATCTTTGGCGAGGCTGAGTCCAAGGGCATCAGCATTGCCTGAATCTCGGTGGCAGGGCTCTCTGGGAGAGGGCAGTGGGTAGGACGCTCTTCCTGAACACCGGGCATGGACAGTGCGTTCTCTTTCCAGTAGCTGGTGGTAAAACTTGCTCTTCCAGGATCACTGTGGTGACTTCAGAGCTCAGGACCCATGTGTTGGTGGGCTTTCCCTCAGTTCTCTGATGGGAGGTGTACTCGGCAGTCTAGCCTAGTGCTAAAGGTGTGTTTCTCAAGATAGACATTGTGTGATGTTGGATGAGTtactttgtgcctcagtttccctgtctttaAATGGGGTTGTGGTGAGGATATATGAGTTTGAAGTCCATAAAATGCTTATAAGCGTAGTGCCAGACATGATATCAAGTATTCAATAATTGATAACTGCCATTATTAGCTGTTAGCCATCAGCTATCAAGCCCAGGGAGACTTTCAGCTTTAAAACACTTGAAGTGCTGTCAGCCTGGGGCACTGGGCTTGTGTGAGACTGAGCCTGGGGAAGGCGCTGGGGGCACAGCTGTTTTCCTGGGGAAAGAGGTAGGCGCAGAAGGGAGGCCATTGAATAATCAGGGGGCTGCAGTCCCCACCAggtctgaaaatgttttcttctggcTTGAGATCATCACTTCCCTCAAGCGTGGGGGCCTTTTACAGATAGGGAccagaatggaagagaaagatcTGACCTTCTGGTACTTGCTGATTGATCATCTGTTCAAATtgattttcccctcctttttctcATCTGCTGGGCATGTTAAAAGCCTTCAGGTTCTGCTGTGTCAGGTCATCAGAGATGCTCTTATGTGGAGGGCCGTTTGGGTAAATGGGATTAGGGCCTCTTTGGGAGGCCCATCTGTTCTGTCCCTACCTGAAGGCCTTGGCGCCGGGATTTGGAGGAAGCTGGTTCAATGAAGCATCTGTCCTGTGGGGGTGGAGGAACATGGCCTGGGGTAGGTGGGTCAGATAGAGGCCAGGAAATCCTCTTACCCTGCCAGGTACCtgggcctccctccccagcaggaGCTGAGCAGCAAACCCTGGTGAGTCAGCATGCCTGGGAATTAGAATTGCCAGTCTGTGAGCATGTGGGGTTTGTGTAAGTTTgggccttttgtttcttttagcacTGTAGTCTTTAGAAACACAAATCTGGAAACCAGACCTTCCACATGGTATAGTCCTTTTTGTTTTGAGATACTTCAGCTCGAACAGTTGCTTTCCTTGTATGCTGGTCTTCCAAGAATTAATCccttgccttttaaattttaataggtTGTGGTTAAGGTTTATTCCCTATACTGTTAAAgcataaaaagacaagaaaacatacTTGGATCTGTCTTTCCACACCAAAAAACCCTTTCAGGTTTCagtggtttttgtgtgtgtgtttcttttttttttttaaagtctaagtGAAATTGCAGATCTTTAGAGGGCATGTATGGGCATGTCTCTCTGTCATTCCTTGTGACAGAGTTTCCGATAAGTTATAAGAATGATTTTGCTCGTCATTTTAAACTGCTACACTCAGAATTTACCCATAGGATTCCTTTTGAAGATAACCCCAAATTTATCCAGGCACCATTTGGAGGAAATGAAAGCTCTTTAACTAAAGTTGAAAGGTCCATCCTCTATAAAAAGCATCCTCTGCCCCACTGCCTGTCTCCTAAAGGCTTTGAATTTGGATCATGAAGGGCCATGAATGCTTCTTCCTAGAGCTGGAGAGGCATGGGACTGACCTTGATTTTGGTGCCCGTTAACCTACTGTACTTTTGGCTCCTGGTCTAAAGTTCATTAACATTGTGAGTTTGGCCGCTGCAGGTAGACTTTTCCTACTAAGTTGTCGCTGGATCTTCTCGCGAGTGGTTGAAGTTAAGAAGagtcctgggggcgcctgggtggctcagtgggttaagcgactgccttcggctcaggtcatgatcccaaggtcctgggatcgagaccggcatcgtgctctctgctcagcagggagcctgcttccccctctttctctgcctgcctctctgcctacttgtgatctctccctctctctgtaaaaaaaaagagtcctgaGAAGACAGAGTTAGcagagatatcacctcacccctGGCCAGGAAATCTCTAGCAATTCTTTTAGAAACACTTTTAAATAGCATAGGTAATAAATAAACCACCATGATGAGTTTGTAATATATCagtgcagatttctttttttatctagCAATTACTCTACCATTTAGAGACATTTGGATAAATCAGCCCCTCTTTTAAGGTGGAGACACTCCCTTGGAGGACTGAGTTTGCAGCCTTGTAGGACCTTGCTGTTTAGTGTGGCCTTGGCTTGTACTCTTCATGCAGCCTCCCAGAGACCTGGTAGGGGAGAACAAGACACCGGAGGCCCGGGAACTGTGGCTGGTGTTTGGCTCCtgtgggtgggcagaggaagggtgGAGAAAGGGCATTTCACCTACCGTCGGGGGAGCCCGAGAAAGGAATCGGAAGAGATCAGAGACAAATTTTAGTTTGCTGTTGGGCTAGGACCCTGCTTGTAGTCCTGACtctacaaatcctttacctcatCTTTGGGCCCTTTTCTCCCTACTCatcctacttaaaaagaaaattggagggTTTTGACATGAGAGACTAGAAGATGAACTTTTTATTTACACCTTCTGGCTTAACCCAGGACCAAATAGCTTTCTTCTGGCAAGTTGGCAAGACAGATTTCCTCTGGAATATTTCTGGCAAAACCGTAGTCTTCCTTGATGCATTCTGCACATGAATCAACCTCTTTGTAGCCTATGTTACCTTAAGAATTTTAGGGATTTTCTTATTGGTTCTCCATACGTGTCCTAGCCCTGCATTTCCAGTGTGAAGGTCTGGAGcttgcaggggggtgggggggatggcgAAGAACTCTGGGTCTCTCCCCTGGTTCAGGCTTGGCTCACGGACATAGAATGGTGCCCCAGGCTGCAGTCCCTGCAGGGGAAGGGAATGGAGTTTGCGAATGCCCGTCTCCCTGTCCAGTGGTaactgctttgtattttttttctaggttggCTGGCTCCTCTGGCTGATGGCATGTTGAGGCACATGGGCCAGTGGCAGCGAGGGCATCTGATCCAGAGGGGGCCACTCTAGGGGCCAGGCCATCAGCACCATGGGCCAGTGTGTCACCAAGTGCAAGAATCCCTCATCCACCCTGGGCAGCAAGAACGGAGACCGTGACCCTGGCAGCAAGTCACACAGCAGGCGGAGCGCAGGCCACCGCGAGGAACAGCCACCAGCCTGTGGCAAGCCAGGTGGGGATATCCTTGTCAATGGGACCAAGAAGGCAGAGACTGCCACCGAGCCCTGCCAGTTGCCAACGTCCTCTGGAGATGCTGGGAGGGAGCCCAAGTCCAATGCCGAGGAGTCTTCCCTGCAGAGGCTGGAAGAATTGTTCAGGCGCTACAAGGACGAGCGGGAGGATGCAATTTTGGAGGAAGGCATGGAGCGCTTTTGCAATGACTTATGTGTTGACCCCACGGAATTTCGAGTGCTGCTCTTGGCTTGGAAGTTCCAGGCCGCTACCATGTGCAAATTCACCAGGTTAGTCACAAAAACTTCATGTCAGCAGGTGAGCCGAGGAGGACAAGTGCACTTTGGGGCAGCGGGGCCCAGCTGGGGGAGAACGGGGTTGGCTGCTTAGGCTTTGGGgtaagttgttcttttttttgaccCGTTTCTCTAAAGCTGGTGCAGCCCCAGAGGAACAGGCAGGGACCATCTTTGCCTGAGGTTAAGGAGTAGCCCATGTGACGCCTGGGCCCCGCACTGCTGCCCAGCCCCGCTGCCCTTTTGGGACCTTTAATCTTTCTTCCACCGTTTGGCTTGTTCATTCCCTCACTCCCTCACCCACTGGATATTTATTGTACACCTCTCgtctgccaggcactgtgaatGCCGGGCTGGGGAGCGCCTTTGGGGAGCCGCCTCCATCAGTGCACTGAGCTCCTTGCCCCTTCTGGCTCTGGACGCATGGCCCTTGGCCGGCGTCTGTGTCAGCAAGGACAGTTGGCCTCGGTGAGCACAGTAGTTGTGCACATTGCTGTGGTCACGCGTCCCTGTAGAGGTGGTTTGTGGGGAGGGAGTGGCAGGGTCACCCAACGTATGATTTGCAGAGCACTGGGTTATAAATAAGAATTGACTTTGAGCCCTGCCCCCCAAGGTAGGTTGCCCGGCAGACTTCGGATGCCTTGTGTCTTCAGCTGAAACAGCAGTCTCTGAGATGATCATCAGTGAGAGACCAGGTTGTAACCTGAAAGTATTATGTagatgttaaaaatacatatgcagTTTTCGTTTTTTAATAACAGAACTTTGATCTCTGGAGCAGAGTTAGGCAGGTTTATCCAGAATCTTTGGCTCTAAAGATCTCTCTTGGCAGTCACCAAAAACATTCCAAAAACAAGCAACCAGAGAAtcaaaaggaaagcaggaagactCCCCGCCTGAGAGGGGAGTCTGCAGCTTAATCACTGTTGCAGAATAGGACATAGGGCATCGAGCGGTGGACTGGAGTTTTGCTTTGAAaggatgaataagtgaatgaaccAAAGACCATCAGctgcctaccatgtgccagacacggTTAGAAGCAGTTGTCACATATTTTTAGTCCTCACCAAAACCCTATGAAGTAAGGTGGTATTCTcaccatttgacagatgaagaaataggaCTAATTAGTGGAGGAGTTGGAATTCAAAGCCGGGTCATCCAGCCTCCAAGCCATGCTCTTACTTTGCTATGTTGCTTCTCAGCAGATGCTactgtttataaatattaattgtgCCCCCTCCTTCCTGTTGCAGGAAggagttttttgatggctgcaaagcAATAAGTGCAGACAGCATTGATGGGATCTGTGCACGGTTCCCTAGCCTCTTAACGGAAGCCAAACAAGAGGATAAATTTAAGGATCTCTACCGGTTTACATTTCAGTTCGGTCTGGACTCTGAAGAAGGGCAGCGGTCACTGCATCGGGAAATAGCCATTGCCCTGTGGAAACTAGTCTTTACCCAGAACAATCCTCCAGTATTGGACCAGTGGCTAAACTTCCTAACTGAGAACCCCTCGGGGATCAAGGGCATCTCCCGGGACACCTGGAACATGTTCCTTAACTTCACTCAGGTGATTGGTCCTGACCTCAGCAACTACAGTGAAGACGAGGCCTGGCCAAGTCTCTTCGATACCTTTGTGGAGTGGGAA encodes:
- the DCUN1D3 gene encoding DCN1-like protein 3 codes for the protein MGQCVTKCKNPSSTLGSKNGDRDPGSKSHSRRSAGHREEQPPACGKPGGDILVNGTKKAETATEPCQLPTSSGDAGREPKSNAEESSLQRLEELFRRYKDEREDAILEEGMERFCNDLCVDPTEFRVLLLAWKFQAATMCKFTRKEFFDGCKAISADSIDGICARFPSLLTEAKQEDKFKDLYRFTFQFGLDSEEGQRSLHREIAIALWKLVFTQNNPPVLDQWLNFLTENPSGIKGISRDTWNMFLNFTQVIGPDLSNYSEDEAWPSLFDTFVEWEMERRKREGEGRGALSSGPEGLCPGEQT